In a genomic window of Aricia agestis chromosome 2, ilAriAges1.1, whole genome shotgun sequence:
- the LOC121736454 gene encoding uncharacterized protein LOC121736454, which produces MNLTLSDKSSATLGISTVDNFKENSKKEMVNNTNKISRYIGGHSTNFTTKSLTNRAEVKREADNKLVFWDRVYDDKNSAKNSLDGKKTSGGCIKKRKMQKSKDWFKAQIHNLIGRRKKPNKIKKNYSNNGLSTKVINLEESLQNIPNWRKIRTLKHDNDKDMDNIFKKLNAKMETVCREAAYAIQNTKNIKVRESKADIATSTLMQRLVRMMRDLVDMQVQEKTCVELPPDLRQFLEWLVPPVEANPQADDLNPDISDYVAIKKEFDGFDKSDDVTDQPLSFAEDTEAEVDKIQCMETIRAVQDLVDQYEGLSSDDKYKLSGVKDYLQRQLQYLNKLVGDIGTEINYQEADDRVKRETYKNIRKLDKITSNSRLGYFMQRLKIKHNKATTQAINNNVTVKDKEIISYTGHKLKNINDVYNRALGEAKKLTTENVYK; this is translated from the exons ATGAATTTAACTCTATCTGACAAATCTTCTGCTACACTtg GTATATCGACAGTAGACAATTTCAAAGAAAACTCAAAAAAGGAAATGGTCAACAACACTAATAAAATTAGCAGATATATTGGAGGTCATAGTACTAACTTTACAACTAAATCCCTAACAAATAGAGCAGAAGTAAAACGTGAAGCtgataataaattagttttctGGGATAGAGTTTACGACGATAAAAATAGTGCAAAAAACTCTTTGGACGGCAAAAAAACAAGCGGTGGATGCATCAAAAAAAGAAAGATGCAGAAATCTAAAGATTGGTTTAAAGCGCAAATACATAATCTCATAGGGAGAAGAAAGAAGCCTAACAAAATAAAGAAGAATTATTCCAATAACGGCTTAAGTACAAA AGTAATAAATTTGGAAGAATCTCTTCAAAACATACCTAACTGGCGCAAAATAAGGACGCTTAAACAT GACAACGATAAAGACATGgacaatattttcaaaaaactgAATGCCAAAATGGAAACGGTATGTAGAGAAGCAGCATACGCTATTCAAAACACAAAGAACATAAAAG TTCGAGAGAGTAAAGCTGATATTGCTACATCGACTTTGATGCAACGTCTCGTCAGGATGATGAGAGACTTAGTTGATATGCAAGTCCAAGAAAAAACTTGTGTCG AACTGCCACCTGATCTGCGCCAGTTCCTGGAATGGTTGGTTCCACCAGTAGAGGCAAACCCTCAAGCTGATGATTTGAACCCTGACATATCTGACTATGTTGCTATAAAGAAGGAATTCGATGGATTTG ATAAGTCAGACGATGTCACAGACCAACCCCTGTCGTTTGCGGAAGATACTGAGGCAGAAGTGGATAAGATCCAGTGTATGGAAACAATACGCGCCGTGCAAGACTTGGTAGATCAGTATGAAGGGTTGTCTAGTGACGACAAG tataaaCTTTCTGGAGTAAAAGATTATCTTCAACGCCAACTACAATACTTGAACAAGCTGGTTGGTGATATCGGTACGGAG ATTAACTATCAGGAGGCCGATGATCGTGTTAAAAGGGAAACATATAAAAACATCAGAAAGTTGGACAAAATAACGAGCAATAGCAGACTTGGCTACTTCATGCAaagactaaaaataaaacataataaagctACTACGCAAGCAATAAACAATAATGTAACAGTAAAAG ATAAAGAAATAATTAGTTACACAGGCCATAAACTAAAGAATATAAATGATGTCTACAACAGAGCACTAGGTGAGGCTAAAAAGCTGACTACAGAAAACgtctataaataa